DNA from Candidatus Eremiobacterota bacterium:
GCGTCCGGCGCGACGCCGAGCGTCGTCGCGAGCACGGTGCCGGCCAGTGCGCGCGGCGAGAGCGGCGGCAGGACGCCGCTGACGTCCCGCGTCCCGATTTCCGCTCCCCAGCGCCCGAGCTCGGGATCCGTGAAGCGTGGCCCGCGCGCGAGGGCCGCCGCCGACGACGATGCGGCGAGCGCGCCCGACGCCGCAATGAGAAACGAGCCTCGGTTCATTGGAGCCCTCCGAGCCGGTGACGCCCGCCGCCTCGATGATCGCTCGCCGCGGCGGGCTCCGTCAAGGGGCAATCCGAGGCGCCGTGCGCGCCGTTCTCATCACCGACCGCTCCGCTTGCGGGGGCGTGACCTGGTAAAGGAAGATGCGATGAAAAAGACGATTCTCGCCGCAGCGTTCGCGTCGGTGGCGCTTCTCGCCGTACCGGCGATCGCGAAGCACAGCGCGATGGAAGCACAGTGGATGTGCCGCCCCGTGATGGCGGGAGAGAAGCCGACCGCGATGATGGGCGGCAAGGGGATCTACTGCAAGAACATGCCGGCGATGACAAGCAGCATGGGTCCGAAGATGAAGCCCGGGATGACGGCGGAGCAGATGGACGCGGCCTGGCGGGCGTGGCTCGAGCAGGCGATGTTGATCCAGTCGGCTAGCGGAACGAGCGGCGGCAACGGCTGATCCGCCGCCGCCGGGAAATCTGCGCCGCGCCTAGAGAAGCACGCGGCGCAGGTCGGCGAGCGCGTTCTTCAGCTCGACGCAGAAGCGGGCCGCGTTCGCGCCGTCGATCACGCGGTGGTCGTACGAGAACGAGAGCGGCTGGATCAAGCGCGGGACGAACTCCTTGCCGCTCCACACCGGACGCGTCTCGGCTTTGCAGGCGCCGAGGATCGCGACCTCGGGCGCGTTGATGATCGGCGTGAAGTACGTGCCGCCGATCGAGCCGAGCGAGGAGATCGTGAACGTCGCGCCGCTGATGTCGGCGGGGCCGAGCTTGCCCTCACGCGCCTTCGTCGCGAGCTCCGCGGTCTCGCGCGCAAGCTCGACCAGGCCTTTCTTGTCGACGTCCTTGACGACGGGGACGACGAGCCCTTGCGGCGTGTCGGCGGCGAACCCCAGATTGTAGTACTTCTTGAGGACGAGCTCGTCGCCGTCGAGCGAGGCGTTGACTTGCGGATAGCGCTTGAGCGCGGCGACCGCGGCCTTCATCAGGAATGCCAGCATCGTCACCTTGACGTCCTTGCGCTCGGCGTTGATCTCTTTCCGGAACGCTTCGAGTTCCGTAACGTCCGCGTCGTCGTTTTGCGTGACGTGCGGGATCATCACCCAGTTGCGCGCCAGCACCGGGCCGCTGATCTTTTGAATGCGCGTCAGCGCGACGCGCTCGACCGGTCCGAACTTCGCAAAGTCGACCTTCGGCCACGGCGGCAAGTTCAGGCCGAAACCGCTCGGTGCGGCCTGCGCGCCGGTGCTCGCCGGCGGCGCCACCAGCGCGCTCTTCACGTACCCCTGCACGTCGTCGCGCGTGATGCGCCCGTTCGGACCGCTCCCGCGCACCCGCGCCAGATCGACGCCGAGCTCGCGCGCGAACCGCCGAATCGCGGGCGAGGCATGAATCGGACCCCCCGGCGCTGCGTGCGCGGCGCTCTCCGCCGGTGCACTTGATGCGCCGTTCGCCGAAATCGCCGGCGGTTGTTCCGGCGCTGCGGTCGCGACCGGCGTCCGCGTGGCGGTGGACGGCAGCGCGTCGTTCAGCACCGGGGGCGGCGGCGGCGCGGCCTCTTCCTCCGCTGCGCCGGCGTCGGCTGCGGCGATCCCGGCGACGTCCTTCGCGGTCGGTGGCGCGGGGAGGTCCTTCTCCGGCGGCTGCGCGACGGCGTCGGCGGACTCCAGCGTGATCAACACGCTGCCCTGCGAGACTTTGTCGCCGACTTTCACCTTGACGTCTTTCACGACGCCGGCGCTCTCGGCCGGGACTTCCATCGTCGCCTTGTCGGACTCGAGCGTCACCAGCGGCGCGTCCTTCGCGACCGTCTCGCCGGGCTGCACCAGCACCTCGATCACCGGGACGTCGCTGAACCCGCCGATGTCGGGAACTTTCAACTCCACTTGTGCCATGCGGCGCTAGACCGTCGTCGGCTCGGGCTTCGAGGGGTCGATGCCGTACTTCGCGATCGCCTCGCGCACTCTCGCAGGTTCGAGCATGCCCGCGCCCGCAAGCGATTTCAGTGCGGCGAGCGCGATCCAGCGGCGGTCGACCTCGAAGAAGTCGCGCAGTTTCGTGCGCGTGTCGCTGCGCCCGAAGCCGTCGGTGCCGAGCGCGTGGAACGGCCGCTCGACGAACGGCCTGATCTGCTCGGCGAACGTCTTCACGTAGTCGGTCGCGGCGATCACCGGGCCGTCGTGGCCGTCGAACAGCTCCGCGACGTACGGCCGCTTCG
Protein-coding regions in this window:
- a CDS encoding 2-oxo acid dehydrogenase subunit E2; this encodes MAQVELKVPDIGGFSDVPVIEVLVQPGETVAKDAPLVTLESDKATMEVPAESAGVVKDVKVKVGDKVSQGSVLITLESADAVAQPPEKDLPAPPTAKDVAGIAAADAGAAEEEAAPPPPPVLNDALPSTATRTPVATAAPEQPPAISANGASSAPAESAAHAAPGGPIHASPAIRRFARELGVDLARVRGSGPNGRITRDDVQGYVKSALVAPPASTGAQAAPSGFGLNLPPWPKVDFAKFGPVERVALTRIQKISGPVLARNWVMIPHVTQNDDADVTELEAFRKEINAERKDVKVTMLAFLMKAAVAALKRYPQVNASLDGDELVLKKYYNLGFAADTPQGLVVPVVKDVDKKGLVELARETAELATKAREGKLGPADISGATFTISSLGSIGGTYFTPIINAPEVAILGACKAETRPVWSGKEFVPRLIQPLSFSYDHRVIDGANAARFCVELKNALADLRRVLL